The sequence CCGTAAGTGTATCTCTGGCAACAGGCATCTCTGCTGCCCTGCCCTGCGAGACCTCCTCCAGGACTTAAAATCCAAAACTTTAACACAAATAAGGTGGGGGTGGACATTGATTACAACAAAAGAAGGTGAAGCTTCTTTATGGATCTGTTTTTAAAGTGTCATCTCACAGAACTCATCCCTGCATCCCCATCAGGAAGGAGCTGCACCCTCACATCTCACTGTAATAGTCCTTAAGGGAGGCCATGCTCCACAGAGGTCAGCCTCTGAGTGCTGGTGGAGCCTGTCATGATAAAATTCCCTTTCTAGGCACCTGTTCTGCAGGGAGCATAATCCTCTGTGTGTCCTAATAGGCTGGAGCAGtttgccagggctgccataacatgGCACGTCACTGAAGGGCTTAACCACAGAAATCTGGTTCCTCACAATTcaggagactggaagtccaacGTCAAGTTGTCAGCCTGGGGTGGTTTCTTTCggcctctctccttgccttgGAGATGGCTGACTTCTATCTCAGTCAGCACAGGGTCTTCTCTTCAACTTCTCTGTGCGCTCACCACCTCTCCTTATAAGAACCCCAGGCATATTAAATTAGGGGCCAGTCTAATAAACTCACTTCACCTCAATTACCTCTTGGAGTACTCTGTGTCCAGACCCAGTCACATTTTCTGGGGTTGAGAATAGAAATAGTTACATTTGGGGgagggaacacaattcaacccataaaatatacaaatatcctGTGGAAGATAGACACCCAGGAAAGGGATATCTAGGTGAAAAGATACGCAGATAGCGAGTTTCAACAGCTCTAGCCAGTTGATTTTCCAGAAGGGCTCCAGCTGGTCACACGGTCACCAGCAGCCTCTGAAGGTAGCTGCTTCTCTGACTGCAGCCTCCCCTGAATACTAACATGCTTTCAACTTTTTGCCAGTCTGCTGTCTGGATGGCAGAGAAAATCACCTAGTTTCATTTCCCCTTTCAAACATACATTTGCTTAACCTTTCACGGCTTCAGTAACTGCCTAAGTTTTCTCTTCCCCGAGTCGCCTGGCAAATCCTGGGCCTTGGGATGCACTTTCTCCCACTCAGGAATCTTTCAGAATTTTCCACTTGGCCGGGGCTGGGATGGCCAAAGCTGTTTCTCCAGACTCACGTTCATGTTAAAGGAACAAAAACAATCATATCCCTCTTGTCCGGTGTGCAGTCGCTAAAATGAGGAGGGGATGAGGCCTCTCCAGGCCCTTCCCCTGCGTATCAGAAGTGGAGCCTCAGGTGGCCTACAGGGAATTTCATGCAGTCCTCCCCATGGAAGGTGCTCCCTTCTGACCCGGGTGCTGCTGAGCAGACATTTGACATCCAAAAGCCCATGTCTCTTCTCTACCATGAGGGTGATTTTTGAGGATTGCAGGGATGATGCTCTTCATGTAGGCTGTTGATACAGAGGGCGCCATTGCCCCACAGCTGAGAAACACCATGACGGTGCCTTGAAGGCGTGAATCATTTTATCACTTCTCCATCCTCACATACAATTTTACTTGGAAAGCCTAGAATCCTTTTCACCATGGGCAATCAGGTTCTCCACATGCACAAGTCCCTGAAGGGCTGGTGCTTCTTGGTGTGACTTCCAGATCGCGATCCTCTGGTGGTTCATGGTGTTACCACTGACTCCCATGCCCCTCCTTGTCCCCACAGTATGAAAATGAGATCTGCAGGATGCCAACTTTCCAGCCCCGCACAGGGGAGAAGCTGTTGGACTCCCTGGTTCCAGCCTTGCTAACTAAACCCATCTCCTCCTATGCCACCTGCCTGGGCCCCTCCTGGGACTTTATCACCGTGCCACACTTTTTGGAACTACTGGTTAGAAGGTGAGTGTCCATCCCCTCCAAGGCACGGAGGAGCCTCTGTGCCCTGCTGGCTGAGTCTTGAAGATGCAGCTCTCGGAGCCTTGGTTGGCTCCTCTGGAACAGGGAGTAGCCAGAAGATGAACCTCACAGGGTTCTTGTGGGGACTGAATGATCTAAGACATGGCAAACAAAGGGGTCCCTAGAGCCTAAAACTCTGGAAAATCTGCTGCGGGTGCTGTGATTCGTGTTTATTACTTTTCCCCTTCACTGAAGCAGCTATCAGCATTCTGCCTCAATGGCTCATATCCTTCGCTGTTTGGAAAAACACATAGCAAAGCAAGTCTACCATGGCATTGGTAAAGGATGTCTGAGATTCCTTCTGGTTGGTCTTCTTGACACAGACAGAAGAGGGGTCCCTTGGTGGTGAAAAGGGAGCCACAGGCCCACAGACAACTGGAGATGCTCGCTGGGGTTCTCCAATGGTTGGGGTTCACACAttcaacacatacatacaaaacacCTCATTTGTGCACTGCTCTTCTTGTGGCTTGGCATTATTTCATAAACAAAGCAGATGACAATCCCTGGGCCTTGATTCTACTTAGACTCAGGCGCTCACAGGAGACAGAACCACCAGGTCATATCTACAGAATGTTAGAGTTGAAACCCTCATGGCCTCTTCTACATATGGTGGCATCCTCCCAGATACTGACTAGAATGACGGAGCCCAGCCACAAGTATACACTGGGTGGATTTAGGGTTCTGAAGGGCCTTTTCACCCACAAAGCATGGGGGAAAAGAATGGACTCTGGCTGGGGAGACTCAAGGAGCCCTGGGGCACATACCTCTTAAAATTCCCACAAGAAGGCTGACATCTGGGGACTTCACCCACAAGAGGCAAATAGTGAGTTATGTAAATGGAGACTTAGGTGCCCTGCAAAGGAGAGCTGAGGCCGGGGTCACAGCTGGCCACTGAGAGACTCATCCCTAGCACCATGGCGTCCCAgctctccctgtcctcctccaCTCTACATCTGCCCCCACCCTCCTAACCCCAGGATCAGGGGACCCAGAGCTGGAGCTGTCATGAGCAACCTGCTCGCAAATCTCCCTGGAGCTGCCATCTTGAGTGCCCAGGTGCACAGTGCTGTGCTCCAGGGCCTTTGGGAAGAGAATGTCTGTAGGAAGCTGGGGCACAGAAGGGTCTGTACAGTCCTGCTGCATGGCCAGGTCTGCCCCTTCCAGGTCACCACTGATGGCTTGGGGGTAGGGTGGGGCTGTCCTCTACACAGGCTGCAACAGGTCAGGGGCCCAGAACCACACAAGGGTGCCCTGGAGGGTTGTGTGGGAGAAAGCCAGGTCTCTGACTCAGCTGTCCACTCCATCACCAGAACCATCACCTGCGTTTTCTTCACCTGGCCCCTTGAAAATACTTCATTGTGCTATCAGCCCCCGCAACGGTCATCTTTCCAGATAAAGCTGGCCTTCAGGAACTTCACCAGGCCTGGACTGGGCGTGGAGGACCACCAGGAACTTGTCCTAGGCCAGTTGCTGCCTCCAGAGCCCAACAAGGCCAAGCCAGATGGTGAGGTGGCTTGCAGTCTGGAAGACTTTCCAGGGGTGGTGTTTTGGGGCTACAAGTCCCTTAAATTCCATTCAGTCACTTCTGTGCTTGGAAAGCCCAGTGAAAAGTGACTGGTGGGGtgaccttttctccttttccagatCCTGCTCCACATCCTGGGCCACAGGCATTAACAATGCCGGCCCTGGAGCCAGCACTACTACTGCTGGCGGAACTGGGGCCTGCTCTGGAGCCAGAGTCACGTGCGGCCCTGGATGCACCAGAATATCTACATTcaccaccagcaccagcaccagccaGAGGGTCTGCTCCCGTGACAGTGCTAGAGCCACAGTCAGCCCCAGAGTCCCCCTGTTCCTCTCCTGTAAAGAACCAACCCACTGAGGAGCTGCCTGATGTCACGACCTTCCCTCCCAGGCTGCTGGCAGAGCAGCTGACCCTTATGGATGCGGTGAGCAGCTAGGCTTTGCAGGCTGTGCCTCCGGCACCAGCTGTCTCAGACCAGCCTCTCCCTGAGAAGTGGCCCATACCCTGGGACAAATTGTAGCTCCACTTCTTACAACCACGGGATCTGGATGAGTTTCCTCATCCACAAGTCTTCCCTGTCTGCATGTGGACAGCAGAGATGGGACATCGCCCGTGCCAGCTGCACAGAGGGACTGTACAGATTGAAAGACAGGGGATGGACAGAAAGCAGGGCAGGGTGGTGATCACtgaggggcaggcagggccaTGGGTCActcacccagctgctcaggagcctcACTACCCTCAGCGCTTATTAGGTACCTGATGCATACTAGATTCTATGGCAGACACCCAAACAGAGCCCATAGTTGCAGCTGCCACAGGCAAAGTGCACCGGTATGGAGAGAAGGCGTACAGGGATGATTGCATGGGAGGAAGACGAATCCTCAGGACgggcaggcctgagccaccctcTAGTTCTTGGAAGTGCGGATGGCCTGGGAGAAAATGTCACTCTCTCTTCCCACTCTTGTTGGGTTCTGGGACATGATGCATTCAGGGCCCTCGGTGGGCGGAAAATCAAAGCCGGAGACTCCCACATGTCTGAGGCCCATTTTAAAGCTTTTTGAGCTCCAGCTCAGTTCCTGAGAGAGACCGTGGATGACTGTGAGCTCAGTCCTTGCCTGGGACTGTGGGTGACTCTGAGCTGGGGTGTGCTCTGTCTGTGACACTCTCCTCCTACCCCCAAAGGAGCTGTTCAAGAAGGTGGAGCTCTACGAATGTTTGGGCTCCATCTGGGGCCGACGAGCTAAGAAGGGGAATGAGCACGTGGCACCCACAGTTCGTGCTACCATCGCACACTTCAACAGGCTCGCCAACTGCGTCACCACCTCCTGCCTCGGGAACCATGGCATGAGGGCCCAGGACAGGGTCACGGTGGTGGAACACTGGATCAAAGTGGCCAGAGTAAGCTATAATTGGGCCTAAAGATTCCCTCTTTAAAACTGGGGaactgcctcttctcctccatcaGCTTTAGGATTGGCATCTGTATCTCTGGCCTGAGCCCTGCACATCCCCTAGGCCCTTCTTGCCAGAGCTTCATGGACCTTGACTCCCATGGCCCAGTGGGGGCTGCTCACTTCCGACCTGCACTCTTCCTTTGGTTGAACTAAAATCCTCCTAGATGAGTGACATTCACTCAGCCCCAGGTGTCCCCTCCTGAGGCTCCCTGGGCCTCTGCTTTGTCCAGGAAGGGAGATCTCAGCAGAGTGggctgaggctgaagtgggtcGGGCTGCAACTCTGGACCTAACAGCTCGCTCTTCCCTCTCCAGGAGTGCCTAAGCCTCAACAACTTCTCCGCGGTGCACGCCATCGTCTCTGCTCTGTGCAGCAACCCAATACATCGGCTACACAAGACGTGGGCAGGAGTGTCCAGGTGAGGGGGGCTCTCTCCACGGGAGCACCAGGGTTGACCTAGGGACCCAAAGGACTCCCCACGTGCCCTCGACTCTGAAAGGTTCTTGGAGACCAGGGACACTGGAGGCAGGGATGGCCTGGTATGTGTGGTCACTAAGCTGCCCTGGACTTCTAGGCAAGGATTTCCAACTCAGGACTAAGGATTTTTAACCATCAGGAACAGACTGGAGCCAACTGGGGGCTTTCAGGTGTTTGCACCCAGCAGTGGAACTGTAACACGCAGGGGCTCATGTGAAGTGGAGATGGGCCAGGAGAGGAGCATGACAAGTCCCACCCTGGTCTTCTGCAGCCCTTGTCAACAGAGGACCCCACTGGAAACTCTCACCCACTAAGTTGGGATTCTCTGGGTTTTCAAACAAAAGGGATTGGATGGGAACTCACAAATCTCTCTGCTTATTCACAAATttacccttctttctttcctctgtccaTAGCAAAAGCACAAAGTATCTAAAACAACTCTGCAAAACAGACACTGCAATGAAGCGGGACCTGCTGATCAAGGTACAGTGGAGTCTGGGAGATGTGGGACAAGTGTTTAAGGGTCAGAGGAAAGACTGAGTTTGGAGGGCACTGGACCCGGTGTGCAgtggttattttgttttcttttgactcATCTACTAAAAGTGGACTTGAAAATTTTCCTCCATGCCTACGTAGGGCCAACAGGGAGAGAGGTGTGTGGTCCATGGGCATGTGGTGGCACAGGGGAAGGAGGCCCTGGTAATGGGATGTGGCAATGGCTGCTGGGCTGCTGAGCCAGGGTGATGAGTTGCAGCATTAGCAGGGTTCTGGCTCCCATGCTGGCCCATCCTGCTGGCATGGAGCTTCCTCCAGGCTGGGGGATGGTTATGGTAGGTGGGACTTTCTTCCTTCCACAAACTGGCTGGCAATTCCTGAGGAAGCCAggcctctgctgctgcttctgtctgCAGCGCATCTCCATGGGCAGGGGACCTCTGCCCACACTGGGGGAGAGGGGGAACGAAAACAAAGGAAGCTCATGTGCCAGGGAGTCCAGTGGACCTCACAGCTATGGGTACCAGTGGGGATGCTCAGGACATACGTGTTTCCTGGGACTCCCCACTCTGCCCTTTGCAGATACCCGAAAACGGTCATGTCACAGGACTGTCACCAGTTATCAGTGACACAAGCTCATGACTGGGGGATTCATCATGCATTCCTAAGGGATCCTCTCTGACCAGATCTCagaatattccatgcaaatgagaAGACAACTTGTCACCCCACCCAGGATTCTGGAAAACCCTGCCATGTCAGTCAGAGATGGCACCGCAGGAGGCCACTTCCTGAGTGGAGGAAGAGAGTTCTGTGCACAGAACTCCCCTGGGGGATCATTGGCGAGGCAAAATCTTTGGCATAGCTCAAACCCAGTTTGTGTGGCAGAGACTCCAGTGGGGCTCAGATAGGCAGGTGCCACTTAACCAGGTCTCCTAAACCGCCCTGTCCCTTTCCTATCATGACTGTGCCTGGCTGGAGACCCAGACACTCAGACACTCCAGAGAACACGACCCTGATGGGTGGTGGTGCTGGGATATGGGGTGAAGGCAGCTGAGACAGAGCCTCCAGGATGGGGAGGAGGCGCCTTCTCTTTCGGGTCCCTGGGGAGTCACTGCCTGCTCTGGGTCTCCacttcctcatctggaaaatgaagggATGCTGAGCCTGTAGCGCAGCCCTCACAGAATGGAAATGAgggtcaagaaaagaaaataatttgtggGTGCTCATGCCTCGTTCTTCCTCAGAGGGATGAGGGTGAGAACAATGGCAATAGCTACAGGAAACAGTACTAAGGAGGCCTTCTGAGGTAGCTGTGGTTTTGATCActctttacagaagaggaaacagtcACAGTGAGGCCCGGCTGCATGACTGGGTGACACACACAGGGAGTGTGGTGCTGGGCCAGTGGTATGAGCACCTTGCCAGGTGATTCACACCAGTCCCTGGGGATCCAAGGGCGGGGTGGCTGGGCTGTaactgggggaagggaggagagccTCACTGTCTCCATCACTGACACCTGGCAGGCGGGGAGCTTTAAGGTGGCCACCCAGGAAAGGAACCACCAGAGAGCCCAGATGAGGCTacagaggcagaagaaggtgAGTGAGCCTGTGGCATAGAGGGATCACAAGAGATCACAGGACAGGGTTCCTTTCCCCGCCAGCTGGAGGCCTCCATATCGAGACAGCAGGTgcttcctccccagccctgtcctcttgtggccactgggcctggaaAACCTCTACTTGAGAGACCAGAACAAGGGTCTGGGAAAGCTGGACTCAGAGTGGATGTGGGGAAGGGTAAGGTTGGGACCACAGGTCCTTGTGACTTGTTAATATCCCTAGACTTGGAGGTCATCTGGGATAGAGGAGGCAGAGAATAGGGAAAGGCAGCTGAGGGTCTATGGCTGCTCCATCCGGGAGACCTAGGGAGGGGGGTTCTGGGAGACAGGGGCTGACGGGATTTCATGAGACAGGACAGTGGGCAGCCATCTGATGGCCAATACTCATCACCACTTCCCCAACCCTCCTTGGCACAGGGTGTAGTCCCCTTCCTGGGGGATTTTCTGACTGTGTTACAGAGGTTGGATTCGGCCATCCCGGACAATCTGGATGTGAGTGAGCCTGGGGCAGGTTGGTTGGGAACCAGGATCCTGAGGCTTGGGAGGAGAGGGTCATGGACCGAGCCCTTAGATCTCAGCCCTAAGCAAACCTCCTCCCCTGAGAGCCTCACAGCTGCTCCTGTGGGTGGGGGTGTCAGGCCCATCTCATCACCTCTGCGAGATGGAGGCTCCATGGCAGCCACCAGTCCCTATCCCTGAGTGGTGAAGCTGCAGAGCTGACTGACCGCAAAGCTGCTCAGGTGTGGGCTGAGCTGGACTCAGTGACTCCCCAGGATAGTCCCGTAATTGGAGAGTGAAATTGAGCCTCTCCAAGGGCAGGCAGTTCCAGGGTCACTGTGTGCTTTCTTTCTATAAgagacctcagtttccctgtctgtcaTCAGAAAAAGGTGGGGCAGAGTGTCCCTGAGCCTCAGCTCCCATGCCCCCTGCTCTAGAGCCCGGAGTCTGAGGCAGATCCAAGTCCTGTCACGCGCACATCCCCTGACCCTGGTGTCCCTGGCAGTAGTACAGCATGGGAAGGGGTGGAGTGGGGCTGGTTGTGGGCCATTGACCTTTGTGATGGATTCTGTCTGCCTTCCAGGGCAACATCAACAAGAAGAGGAAGGTGAGCAGCTGGGACGCTAACATTGGAGGAGGGTATGGATGTGGACCTCACAGTCCACCCTGGGCAGGACACTCCCTGGCTCCATCCTCTACATCTTAGGTTTACTGGGAGGGGTTGACACACACAGGAGGAGGAAATCTATCCCAGTGG comes from Macaca mulatta isolate MMU2019108-1 chromosome 10, T2T-MMU8v2.0, whole genome shotgun sequence and encodes:
- the LOC106992479 gene encoding ral-GDS-related protein-like isoform X1 — protein: MSNLLANLPGAAILSAQVHSAVLQGLWEENVCRKLGHRRVCTVLLHGQVCPFQVTTDGLGVGTITCVFFTWPLENTSLCYQPPQRSSFQIKLAFRNFTRPGLGVEDHQELVLGQLLPPEPNKAKPDDPAPHPGPQALTMPALEPALLLLAELGPALEPESRAALDAPEYLHSPPAPAPARGSAPVTVLEPQSAPESPCSSPVKNQPTEELPDVTTFPPRLLAEQLTLMDAELFKKVELYECLGSIWGRRAKKGNEHVAPTVRATIAHFNRLANCVTTSCLGNHGMRAQDRVTVVEHWIKVARECLSLNNFSAVHAIVSALCSNPIHRLHKTWAGVSSKSTKYLKQLCKTDTAMKRDLLIKAGSFKVATQERNHQRAQMRLQRQKKGVVPFLGDFLTVLQRLDSAIPDNLDGNINKKRKEVRVLQEMQLLQVAAMNYRLRPLEKFVTYFKRMEQLSDKESYKLSCQLEPESQ